In Mixophyes fleayi isolate aMixFle1 chromosome 11, aMixFle1.hap1, whole genome shotgun sequence, one DNA window encodes the following:
- the UPK1A gene encoding uroplakin-1a, protein MAEKGSSGLVAIIVFGNVIIMLCGLALFAETIWATTDPYYVYPVLGVTGKDDVFAGGWIGIFCGFSFFILAILGIVAAIKGSRTMLMVYLVLMMVVYIFECASCITSFTHRDYMINSNVIKQQMLRQYTANTTQGMQITEFWNRVMLEKGCCGVDGPGDWIAYTSAFRQNYAESIAPWPFWCCQRDANFQILNLQGCRVGYASSIYSSGCFDHIGHAIDSYTWGISWFGFAILMWTMLVMFVTMYHYFSM, encoded by the exons ATGGCGGAGAAGGGGTCTTCGGGCCTTGTGGCCATCATCGTATTTGGAAATGTCATTATTATG CTGTGCGGGTTGGCGCTGTTTGCGGAAACCATCTGGGCCACCACGGACCCATACTACGTCTACCCCGTTTTGGGGGTGACCGGGAAAGACGACGTGTTTGCCGGAGGCTGGATTGGAATATTCTGCGGCTTCTCTTTCTTCATTCTGGCCATTCTCGGCATTGTGGCGGCTATAAAGGGCAGTCGGACTATGCTTATGGTG TACCTGGTGCTGATGATGGTTGTCTATATATTTGAATGCGCCTCCTGTATAACATCCTTCACACATCGAGATTAT ATGATAAATTCCAATGTAATCAAGCAGCAGATGTTAAGACAATACACGGCCAACACAACGCAGGGCATGCAGATCACAGAATTCTGGAACAGAGTCATGTTGGAG AAAGGGTGCTGTGGAGTGGACGGTCCTGGTGATTGGATTGCCTATACGTCCGCTTTTCGCCAAAATTACGCAGAGTCCATTGCGCCTTGGCCGTTCTGGTGCTGTCAGAGAGACGCCAACTTCCAGATCTTAAATCTGCAAGGCTGCCGCGTTGGATACGCCTCTTCCATCTACAGTTCG GGCTGCTTTGATCATATCGGACACGCCATTGACAGTTACACGTGGGGCATCTCTTGGTTTGGCTTTGCGATTCTAATGTGGACG ATGCTGGTCATgtttgttacaatgtatcactaCTTCTCCATGTGA